The DNA region CCGATCAGGCGGTCGCAATAGCTTCGCGCCAAGTCGAGGGAGTGCAGGTTGCAGAGCACCGTGATGCCGAAATGCTTGTTGATGCGCAGCAGCGCGTCCATCACGATCTTGGTGTTGCGCGGATCGAGCGAGGCGATCGGCTCGTCGGCAAGAATGATGTCGGGTTCCTGCACCAGCGCGCGGGCAATCGCGACCCGCTGCTGCTGGCCGCCGGAGAGCTGATCGGCGCGCTGCGCCGCGAGCTGGGCGATGTCGAACTGCTCGAGCGCGGACAGCGCGAGCGCCCTGTCCTGCTCCGGCCAGACCTGCGCCAGCGAACGCCAGGACGGGATCTGGGCGAGCCGGCCCATCAGAACGTTGGTCAGCACATCGAGGCGGCCGACGAGATTGAATTGCTGGAAGATCATCGCCGAGCGCGCCCGCCACTGCCGCAGCGCCTTGCCGCGCAGCGCGGTCACGTCAGTGCCTTCGAACAGGATACGGCCGGAGGTCGGATCGGCGAGACGGTTGATCATCCGCAGCAGCGTCGACTTGCCGGCACCGGAGCGGCCGATCACGCCGACAAAGCTGCCCGGCGCGATCGAAAAGGATGCGTTATCGACTGCGGCTTTTGTGCCGAACCGGCACGTCAAACCTTCCACCACCAGCATGCAATGCTCCAACCGCGTCGCGTTGGGCCATCGCTATCCCCGGTGCTTGACAGTTATGTGACGTGGCGTTGCAGTGCGGCGATCGTCCACACCCCTTCCCTGCCGTTCGTTTGACGTCATCGCAACGTCATGATGTTGTCATCAAGCATCCTGATGACGAGCCCGCATCTCCCCGGAAGCCAAAGATTTACAAGATTTGCGGAGGCCCTGATGGCCGGAAAAACACTCTCGGTTGTGCCGACGATCGACCCGACTGCGTCGGTGCGCGAGAGCAAGCTCGGCAAATATACCGAGGTCGGCGCGCGCACCATCCTGCTTGAAGTCAGCATGGACGACTATTCCTACGTCGTGAACGACAGCCAGATCACCTACACCTCGATCGGCAAGTTCTGCTCGATCGCGGCGATGACCCGCATCAATCCCGGCAACCACCCGATGCATCGCGCGACGCAGGCACATTTCACCTACCGCGCCAGCGCCTATTTTCCCGGTGAGAGCGACGACACCGATTTCTTCAACTGGCGACGTGCGCATCACGTGCATATCGGCCATGACGTCTGGATCGGTCATGGCGCGATCCTGCTGCCGGGCCGGAACGTCGGAACCGGCGCTGTCGTCGCTGCAGGCGCGATCGTGACCAAGGATGTGCCCGCCTACACCATCGTTGCCGGTAATCCGGCGCGGCCGGTGAAGCGGCGCTTCTCCGAGACAGCAGCGGATCGCCTGACAGCGCTCGCGTGGTGGGACTGGGATCACGAAACACTTCGTCGTGTCCTGCCCGACTTCCGCAAACTCGTGGTCGAGGAATTCCTCGACAAGTATGAGGCCGAGGCCGTATCCCAATCACAGAGCAAGCAATGGAGCGCCGTAAGGTGACGGACATTTTCATTGAAGGCGGACGCACGCTGGTTGACGGTGCGTTGGTCGAGACCTCGCTGCGCACTACCGGCCGCGACATCGGCGCACTCGACGCCGAACAGGGCCGCGCCGCGCTCCACATCAATGCCGGCGGCCTCTTGGTGCTGCCCGGCATCATCGATCTGCACGGCGATGCGTTCGAGCGGCAGATGATGCCGCGCCCCGGCGTCGACTTCCCGACCGACGTGGCGCTGATCGACAGCGACCGGCAGGCGATCGCCAACGGCATCACCACCGTGTTCCATGGCACGACCTGGTCCTGGGAGCCTGGCCTGCGCAGTGCGGAGAATGCACGCAAGCTGCTCGACGCGATCGAGGCGCTGCGGCCGCAGCTCGCCGCCGATACACGCTTCCACCTGCGTCACGAGACCCACAATCTCGAGGCCGAGGCCGAGATCATTCAATGGCTCAGCGAAGGCCGCATCGATCTGTTCGCCTTCAACGACCACAGCAACGTCAAGCCGAAGAAGCGCAACCAGCTCGCCGAACGCACCGGGCTCTCCATCGAAGCCGTCAACGACATGCTCGATCGGATCGTGGCGCGCCGTCCCGAGGTACCCGCCTCGATCGCGCGACTGGCGGCCGCTGCGCGCGCGGCGAACATTCGGATGCTCTCGCATGACGACAACAGCCCGGCGATGCGCCAGGAGTTTCGCGCGCTCGGCGCCACGATCGCTGAATTCCCGGTCAATGAGGAGACCGCGCGCGACGCCGCCGCCGCCGGCGACTTCATCATATTCGGCGCGCCCAATGTGGTGCGCGGCGGCAGCCACACCGGCTGGACCAAGGCATCCGACATGATCGCACAGGGCCTCTGCGCGGTGCTGGCGTCGGACTACTATTATCCGGCGCAGCTGCTCGCCGCGTTCCGCCTCGCCGCCGACGGCATCCTGCCGCTTGCGAAGGCCTGGGACCTGATCTCGTCGGCACCGGCACGCGCGGCAGGGCTTGCCGATCGCGGCGTGATCGCCGGCGGCCGCCGCGCCGACATCATCGTCGTCGACGACAAGGTGCCGCTGCGGCCGCGCATCGTCGCCGTGATATCAGCCGGACGGCTGGTACATCTGGCAGACGCGAGCTGCCTTGTTCATTCGCTCGCACCGCGCAAGACAGTTGCGGCAGCATAGTCAGGACCTGTTCTGCCGCCATGGCCAACACTCCGCGCTACGCGATCTATTATGCGCCGTCACCCGACAGCGTCCTGCACCGCTTCGGTTCGACACTGCTCGGCTACGATGCCGTGTCGGGCGACGACCTGCCATTTCCCGATGGCGTCGCGCCCGACTGGCGCGAGGTGACGGAGGACCCGCGCAAATACGGTTTTCACGCCACGCTGAAGGCACCGACCGCGCTCGCTGACGGCAAGAGCGAGTCCGAGCTGATCGACGCCTGCGCCGCCTTCGCCGGCCGCGCGCGGCGCATTCCGGTGATCACACCTGTTGTCGATGCCATCAGCGGCTTCATCGCCGTGATTCCGGCTAGCCGCTCGGATGAGCTGCAACAGCTCGCCGCCGATTGCGTCACCGAGTTCGACGCGTTCCGTGCGCCGCTGACGCCGGACGATCGCGCGCGGCGCAAGCCCGAACGGCTCACGGAGCGGCAGCGCGACTATCTCGATCGCTGGGGCTATCCTTATGTCATGGAGGAATTCCGCTTCCACATGACGCTGACCGGACGGCTGAGCGACGAGCGGCGCGGCCCGATCGTGGCGCGGCTGCGCGAGCGGTTCGCGGCGATCGAGCTTGCGCGGCTGGCGATCGACCGCATCGCGCTGTTCAGGCAAGCGGATCCAGCTTCTCGCTTCCGCATCATCCGCAGCTGGCCGTTGCGAGCGTAACGGCGGACGCTACTCGTCCACCCGGGTGCGGGCGATGATCTCGGCGGCGCCCTTCGCGAGCAGCTCCATCCCGACGGCGCGGCCGAGCTCGCGCGGCCGGTCCGCCGGTCCGCGCCGCGTCACCTCGATGAAGCCGGCACCGGCCTCGTCGAGCACCGAGGCGCGCAGCGTCATCTCGTTTCCAGCGAGCGTGGCGTGGCCGGCGATCGGCGAATTGCAATGGCCGTTGAGCACCCACAGCACCTCGCGCTCGGCCTCAGCTGCAAGCCGCGACGGCGCATCGTCGATCCCGGCAAGCCGCGCACGCGTCGCCCAGTCGGTCGCGACGCATTCGACCGCGACGATGCCCTGGCCGACCGCCGGCAGCATCTCGTCGACGGAGAAATCATGCGCGATGCGCGCGGTCATGCCGATGCGCTCGAGGCCGGAGCGCGCCATCACCAGTGCATCCGCCGGCCCCACCTCGCCGCCATCGGGCAGCCGCTGCTTGGCGCCGCGATCGAGTTTTGCAATTCGCGTGTCGGCGGCACCGCGGAAATGAATGACCGTCGCCTCCGGAAACAGCCTCCGCAGATAGGCGGCACGGCGCACGGCATTGGTGCCGATCATGAAGCCCTTGCCGCGCGAGGCGCGAAACGCATCCAGCGTCAGGCCCGGCCGCAACACCAAGCTGTCATTGGCCGCATCGCGCGCCAGCATCGCGGCGAGGACGAGACCCGGCGTCTCCTCGTTGCCCGGCACGTCCTTCAGCGAATGCATCGCCGCCTGCAGCGTGCCGGCACGCATGGCTTCCCGGATCTCGGCGACGAAGGCGCCGCCCTTGCCGCCGTGACGCAACAGCTTGCTGGTCTGGTCCTGGTCGCCGCGGGTCTCGAACTTGACGATCTCGACGGCAAGGTCGCCCGCCGAGGCGCGCAGCAGCCGCGCGACCTCGTCCGTCTGCGCGAGCGCCATCGCGCTCTTGCGCGTCCCTATCCGCAAAACCTGTCCCGACACGAAAGCTCCGCTGCGCGTGATCATCAACGGCTGGGGATTAGAACAAAAGGCCAGTCAAAACAATGGTTTTTGCCCCGGCCCGGCCACGCTCAGGGAATCTCCTCAACGAGCGCCACGCCGGCCTCGCGCATCGCCGCGGTGGCGGCAGCAAGCGAACCGCCGAGATCGATGGCGCGGCAGCCCGGCAGCACGACCGCGGTCTCGAAGCCGAGCCGCCGCGCATCGAGCGCCGAATACTGCACGCAAAAATCAGTGGCGAGCCCGGCCATCACGACGCGCCTGAGGCCGCGCTCGCGCAGATAGCCGGCGAGCCCGGTCGGCGTTATCAGGTCGTTCTCGAAGAACGCCGAATAGGAATCGATCGCGGCCCGGAACCCCTTGCGGATCACGAGCTCGGCCCGCTCGGTTGCGAGCTCGGGATGAAACGCGGCGCCCGCGGTGCCCTGGATGCAATGATCCGGCCACAACGTCTGCGGCCCATAGGCCATGGTGATCGAGGAGAACGGCGCGGCGCCCGGATGCGAGGTCGCAAACGAGCTGTGGCCGGCCGGATGCCAGTCCTGGGTCAGCACGACATGGTCGAAGCGCGCCGCGAGCCGGTTGACCACCGGCACCACGGCGTCGCCGTCGGCGACCGCCAGCGCGCCGCCGGGGCAGAAATCGTTCTGCACGTCGATGATCAGGAAGAGATCGTCGGGCCCGATCTTCATCACGTCCCGATCCGCAACGACGCGCGCAGCTTGCGCAGGCAGGCGACCACCGATAGCGCGGTGATGCGGCCGGTCTTCGGATTCTCCGAGGGGATGTTCTCGATCATCATCGAGAACCGCGCGGAATCGGAATCGACCTCGATCCGATGGGTGTTGCGCGTCACCGTCGGATCAGCCCAGATCTCGACCCTTGTGCGATCGGGGCCGATGCCAGCGAGCGACAGCGCCACCGCGACGTTGAGATTGGCCGGAAAGCCCTTTGCCGCGTCGCGCGCGCTGCCCTCGAAGATCCGCAGCGGCTCGGTGATGCCCTCGATCCGGATGTTGTTCTCGACCAGATGCGGCGCGCCGATGAGGCCCGCGACCGGCTTCCGCGTCACCAGCTTCGCCGAATGGATGGTCCCGACCGCGGCCGCGGTGACGGCATCGAGCCCGATCAGCGCGCCGGTCGGCACGATGATCTGGCCGCCATGCGCCTTCGCGAGGTCGACCAGGTCCTCATTCTGCAACAGCGCACCGACGCTGAGCACGATCGCGGTCTTGCCGCGCGCGACCACCGGCGCCACGATCGAGCGCACCAGCTTGCTCGGCGCGCACTCGACCACGATGTCGGCGACCTCAGCCAGCTCATCGATCGGCAGCAGCTTCGGCGCAGACTTGAGCCCTTCGACCCAGCCGCGGTGCTTGTCCGGACTGTTCGCTGACACCGCAACCAGCGTCAGGCCCTCGATGCCCTGATCGAGCGCCTTGACGACGTCGGTGCCGATCGCGCCGAGGCCTGCGACCGCAACACGTGTCTTTGTCTTGCTGTCAGCCATCATTTCCCGCCGGCGAGCATCTTGACCAGGCGATAGAGATACTCCTCGCCCTCGTAGAACGATTTGACGAGCACGCGCTCGTCCTTGCCGTGAGCCCGGTTGTCATCGACATCGGATCCCAGCCCGGAATGGCCGTAGGTCGGAATTCCGGCATTGCGCAGATAGCTGCCGTCGGTGGCACCGGTGCTCATCACGGGAACGATTTCGGCATTCGGCCAGAACTCCTTCGACAGCTTCTCGACCGATCCCATGATCTCTTCGTTCAAGGGTGACGGCGGGCTCAACACGGCTTTGCCGGTCGGGGTCACCTCGATCTGCTTGTCGGCGAGCACGCGCTCGATCGTCGCCTGAACGCCTTCGACCGGCTCGCCGGGCAGGATCCGGCAGTTCACCTTGGCGGTTGCCAGCTGTGGCAGCGCATTGATGGCGTGGCCGCCCTCCAGCATGGTCGCGACGCAGGTGGTGCGGAGCTGCGCATTGTAGCCGGGATTCTCCGACAATCGCGCCAGCGCCGCCGGATCGGGCTGCGGCGCCAAAATGGCCTTGATATCGTCGGCATGCGACTTGTCGACCTCGGCGGTCTTGGTGAAATAGATCCGCGTGGTCTCGTTGAGATTCATCGGGAAGTCGTATTTGGAGAGCCGCACCAGGCCCTCGGCGAGCCGATAGATCGCATTGTCCTTGCGCGGCAGCGAGCTATGGCCACCGCGATCCTTCACGGTGAGCAGGTAGCCGATCGAGACCTTCTCGCTGGTCTGCACGCTGTTGCGGATCGCCTTGCCGTTCTTCAGGCCGACGCCGCCGCCTTCGTTGAGCGCGAACTCGGCGTCGATCAGGTCGCGGTGGTTCTTGATCAGCCACTGCATGCCGAGACCGTTGGAATCGAGGATCTCCTCGTCGGTCTCGAGCGCGACGATGATGTCACGATCGGGCTTGTAGCCCTCCTTCTTGTAGCGGATCAGATTGGTGATGAAGGCCGACGCCATGTATTTGTCGTCGCCCGAGCCGCGGCCGTAGAAATAGCCGTCCTGCTCGGTGAGCTTGAACGGATCGACCGACCAATCCTCGCGGTTGGCGGGCACGACGTCGATATGGGCGACCAGCAGGATCGGCTTGCGCGCGCCGGAGCCGCGCAGCCGCGCCACCAGATTGCCCTTGTGCGGTGCCGGCGAGAACACATGCACGTCGCCCTCGGGGAAGCCCGCCGCGCGGAGCCGCGCGCCCATCGCCTCCGCCGCCTTCTGCGTATCGCCGGTCGCGGTGGTCGTGTTGATCTCGACCAGCTCCTGGTAGATGCCGCGAGCAAATTGCTGCTGCTCGGTCAGTCCCTGCGCGCTCGCGCCGGACGCGAGCAGGACCGGAACGAACGCTGCCGCGAGTTGCAGCGATCGAACCATGTTTCGGGCGTTGTGCGACATCGTGCTCTCCCGGAATTCCACCACCTGATTGGAGATGAATTCAGACAGGCGGCACGCGCTTTGGCAAGACGGCGAGCCCTTCAATTTCCGCGCGCATGCTCCGCGCTTTCGCGCCGGCTATTTGGAGTCCTTATTTGGTGTCCTTGGCCGCAATCACCTCGATCTCGACCAGGAAGCCGGGATTGGCGAGCGCGGCGACGCCGACCACCGAGCGCGCCGGCAGGTTCGGCTGGCTGCCGCCGAAGAACTGGGTGTAGCCCTCCATGAAGGCCTTGAAGTCCATCGGCGCAGCCGTGCTGTGCACCAGGAACACCTGCATCTTGACGACGTCGCCCATGCCAAGCCCCTGGCCTTCCAGAATGGCCTTGATGCGGTTGAACACGCCGACGGTCTGGGTCTTGGTGTCGCCATAGGCCTGCGGGCTCGACGGATCGGCATCCTTGTTGGCGACCGGCGGCACCTGGCCGCTGACATAGACCGTCGTGGTGTTGCCGGTGACCGTCACCGCCTGCGCGATCGGGAAGGTCGAGTTGGGAATCGGATGCCTGACCACGTCAGCCGAGGCAGCGGTCGCCATCACCGACAGCGCGGCGCCCAGTGCGATACCGATGAATTTCATCGAACTCTTCTCCAAAGTGGTTAGCGGCGGGCGTCCTGGACATCCTTGGTCGTCACCGCGTCCTGATAGGTGTTGCCGAAGTGCGTCCGCAGATAGTTCACAACAGCGGCGACCTGACCATCGGTCATCATGTCGCCGAACGCCGGCATGCCGCGGCGGCCGTTGACGACAAGGTAGATCGGATAGCTGCCGGTTTCGAGATTCTTGTTGCCGGCGAGCGAGGGATAGGTGCCGGCGCCGCTTGCGCCCGTCGCATCCGGCATGTGGCAGCCCTGGCAGACATTGCCGAACAGCTCCTCGCCGGTCATCTCCACGAAACGGTAGCCGGAAGAGAAGGTGCGCTTGGTCACCCCGCTGTCCTGCCCGAGGGCTGCAGTCGCCGACAGCAGTGCCAGCGCAGCGACAACCGATGTTCCTGTCCGCACCATCATGTCTTCACCACGCGCTCGTGCAATCGGGTAATGGCGTCGAGCGCGGACAGAATGGCGCCCTCCTGCCAGGCCGGCAGCTGCGAAGCGTGCTCGCCCGCCAGCGCGATGCGGCCGTCGATCTGGCAGAGATTGCGGTAATGCTGCGCCCGCCCGGCTTCGGTCCATTCGCCGGCGCAGCCGAGCGTGAACGGCACCCGATGCCACGCCACCGCAACGCCGTTCTCGAACTCGCTTTTGTACTGCGGATGGATCTTGGCGCCGAACTCGACCGCGCTGGCGACCCGCTCGGCCGGCGTCATCGCCGTGAACTCGAAGGAATTGGCGCCCTCATACAAATAGGCGCCGAGCAGGACACCGCGGCCGCTGCGGTTGAAGCCATAGTTCGGATAGCCGATATTCCGGATCGGCAGGTCGGTGTAGCTGATGCCGCCATAGATCGCCTCATCCTCTTCCCAGAACCGCCGCTTGAACTGCAGCCCAACCTTCACCGAGGCGGCGTAGGGCAAGGAATCGATCGCATTCTTCATCGGCCCGCCGACGTCGATCGGCAGCTGGCTCAGGATCGGCAGCGGAATGGTGCAGATGCACCAGTCGGCGGTCGCCTGCTGCACCACGGAGGGACTGGCGGTGTCGACAAAGCTCACGGTGACGCCCGAGCCGTTCTGCTGGATCTGCGTGACCTTGGCGTTATAGCGGATGAGGTCGCCGACCTCGCGCGCGAACGCCTTGCCGATCATGTCCATGCCGCCGACCGGCTGGAACATGGTGGTCTGGAAATCATAGTGCGCAAAGCTCTGGACGTAGCGCCACATCCGCGACCGCAACAACTCCTGCAGCGAGATCGGATCGCTGGGAAGCGGATCGCCCATCAGGCCGCCGCCGGGATCGCGCGCATAGCCGCGGACGTCGGCGGAGCGCAGATTGGCATTGTACTTGTAGTCGCGATCCAGCGCGCCCCAGTCGCGCAGTGCCTGCAGCAGGATCTCCTGGTCTTCCTTGCTGACGAACTCGTCGAGCCGGCCCTGCTGGCTGACTTTCGCGAGCAGCTCCGACACGCCTCCCTGGAAATCCGCCTTGATGCTGCGAAAGCGCTGCGGCTTGCCGTCGAATGCACGCGTCGCGTGCAGATAGGCATTGTGGTTGAGCTGGATGAAGGGTTCCAGTGTCACGTTCAGCCGGCGGCAGTAATCGAGCAGCGCACGGTGATGATAGGGAATCCGCCACGGGCCGGGATTGAGATAGAGCCCCTGCTCGAACTGGCAGGTCTGCTTGAAGCCGCCGAGCTCGGTAAAACTGTCGCCGCCGCGGATCGACCAGTTGCGGCCGCCGGCGCGGTTGTTGAATTCGAGGATCTGGACCTTGTAGCCGGCCTTGCGCAGCTCCAGCGCCGCCGTCATGCCGGCAAGCCCCGCGCCGAGAATCAGCACCGAAGCGCCCTTCACGTCGCCGGTGAGCTTGAGCGGGCCCTTGTAGGCGGACTCGGATGCGAAGCCGAGGCTCGTCATCGCCTGATACACCGCCGAACTGCCGGCGATGGTCCCGATCAGCGCCAGCAAATCCCGCCGCCTGATCACAGATTGATTCTGCACCCGCGTTCACCCAGCCGCCGATTTCGATGGCGAAGGGAAACGGTTGACGCGACCCGTGTCAAGAAAGGGTACGCGCTTACACATGTGCCCACACGCGCTTTTGATGCATCACGCGACCGAACCATCACACTACGCGTTCGAGTTGCACACGCCGGCAATCCATTTCATAGTCAAGTCCAACCACCGGCGGCCGGTCGAAATGCCAGGTCAGGCCGTTGCGAAGCACGCCACGGCGGCCGAGCTCGCTTTCGAGCACCGGATAAGCGTCGTGCACGGTGTAGAGCTGTACCGCGGTGGTGTCGCGCCAGGAACCGCCGAACGCGCTCATCCGGCGTTCCATCTCGCCAAGCACGAATTGCGCCTTCGCGAGGATGCCGGCCGGGCTGGTGTCGCCGAGCGCGACAGTATGATCGCGATAATTGGCCTTGCCCTCGACCGACTCGCCGCTGCCGGCGACGACGAAGCTCGTCGGTGCATCCTTCGCCGCCGGCACCGTGTAGCAGAAGGCGTGGAACGACGGCTCGGCGGGCGGATCGAGCTTTGGACAGACGTTGCTGCGCGCCACCGGATTGACGCCGTCGCGCATCACGCCCCAGGCGACCAGCGTCTTGATGTAGATTTCGTTGAATGCCTTGAACCCGTCCTCGGTGAACGGCGCCGGCGAGCGCAGTTCGCAGGCCGCGAAAGCGGTCAGCGGACGGCCCGCGCCCCTGATGATCTCGGCAATCCGTTCAAACCCTGCGCTCAAGGATATCGGTTCGGAGAACCTGACCCGCTCGATGGCATAACCGGGCAACGCACCGACGCCGCAGGAATACTGACTGACGCCGGGCATGAAGCGGTAGCCGCCGTCGGGAGCCTCGATGGTGTTGGTCATGGTGCCTCTTGATATGAGCGCGGTGCTACGGCCGCCACGATTACGTTCCGCTTGATTTCATCACAGCTGTCGTCCCTGCGAAACCCATAGCCACCGCATGTGATTGTGAGAGGGATTGGGTCCGCAGCGTCGCGCAGCAACGACCATTGGGGGTAATGGGTCCTGGCTTTCGCCAGGACGACGATGAGGATGGTTCTCGCGCGATACGACGCGCCGCTATTGCGCACCTCATCTCGGTGTCATCGCCCGGCTCGACCGGGCGATCCAGTATTCCAGAGACGCGGGTGCTTGAATAGAGAAGCCGCGGCGTACTGGATCGCCCGGTCAAGCCGGGGCATCAACGCTGCCCCAACAATTGCGTGCCCGAACGCCTGCTCTGGTCTGACCGC from Bradyrhizobium sp. B124 includes:
- a CDS encoding alpha-D-ribose 1-methylphosphonate 5-triphosphate diphosphatase; translation: MTDIFIEGGRTLVDGALVETSLRTTGRDIGALDAEQGRAALHINAGGLLVLPGIIDLHGDAFERQMMPRPGVDFPTDVALIDSDRQAIANGITTVFHGTTWSWEPGLRSAENARKLLDAIEALRPQLAADTRFHLRHETHNLEAEAEIIQWLSEGRIDLFAFNDHSNVKPKKRNQLAERTGLSIEAVNDMLDRIVARRPEVPASIARLAAAARAANIRMLSHDDNSPAMRQEFRALGATIAEFPVNEETARDAAAAGDFIIFGAPNVVRGGSHTGWTKASDMIAQGLCAVLASDYYYPAQLLAAFRLAADGILPLAKAWDLISSAPARAAGLADRGVIAGGRRADIIVVDDKVPLRPRIVAVISAGRLVHLADASCLVHSLAPRKTVAAA
- the pncA gene encoding bifunctional nicotinamidase/pyrazinamidase is translated as MKIGPDDLFLIIDVQNDFCPGGALAVADGDAVVPVVNRLAARFDHVVLTQDWHPAGHSSFATSHPGAAPFSSITMAYGPQTLWPDHCIQGTAGAAFHPELATERAELVIRKGFRAAIDSYSAFFENDLITPTGLAGYLRERGLRRVVMAGLATDFCVQYSALDARRLGFETAVVLPGCRAIDLGGSLAAATAAMREAGVALVEEIP
- a CDS encoding chloramphenicol acetyltransferase, with the translated sequence MAGKTLSVVPTIDPTASVRESKLGKYTEVGARTILLEVSMDDYSYVVNDSQITYTSIGKFCSIAAMTRINPGNHPMHRATQAHFTYRASAYFPGESDDTDFFNWRRAHHVHIGHDVWIGHGAILLPGRNVGTGAVVAAGAIVTKDVPAYTIVAGNPARPVKRRFSETAADRLTALAWWDWDHETLRRVLPDFRKLVVEEFLDKYEAEAVSQSQSKQWSAVR
- a CDS encoding M20/M25/M40 family metallo-hydrolase; amino-acid sequence: MSHNARNMVRSLQLAAAFVPVLLASGASAQGLTEQQQFARGIYQELVEINTTTATGDTQKAAEAMGARLRAAGFPEGDVHVFSPAPHKGNLVARLRGSGARKPILLVAHIDVVPANREDWSVDPFKLTEQDGYFYGRGSGDDKYMASAFITNLIRYKKEGYKPDRDIIVALETDEEILDSNGLGMQWLIKNHRDLIDAEFALNEGGGVGLKNGKAIRNSVQTSEKVSIGYLLTVKDRGGHSSLPRKDNAIYRLAEGLVRLSKYDFPMNLNETTRIYFTKTAEVDKSHADDIKAILAPQPDPAALARLSENPGYNAQLRTTCVATMLEGGHAINALPQLATAKVNCRILPGEPVEGVQATIERVLADKQIEVTPTGKAVLSPPSPLNEEIMGSVEKLSKEFWPNAEIVPVMSTGATDGSYLRNAGIPTYGHSGLGSDVDDNRAHGKDERVLVKSFYEGEEYLYRLVKMLAGGK
- a CDS encoding cytochrome c: MVRTGTSVVAALALLSATAALGQDSGVTKRTFSSGYRFVEMTGEELFGNVCQGCHMPDATGASGAGTYPSLAGNKNLETGSYPIYLVVNGRRGMPAFGDMMTDGQVAAVVNYLRTHFGNTYQDAVTTKDVQDARR
- the hemC gene encoding hydroxymethylbilane synthase — translated: MITRSGAFVSGQVLRIGTRKSAMALAQTDEVARLLRASAGDLAVEIVKFETRGDQDQTSKLLRHGGKGGAFVAEIREAMRAGTLQAAMHSLKDVPGNEETPGLVLAAMLARDAANDSLVLRPGLTLDAFRASRGKGFMIGTNAVRRAAYLRRLFPEATVIHFRGAADTRIAKLDRGAKQRLPDGGEVGPADALVMARSGLERIGMTARIAHDFSVDEMLPAVGQGIVAVECVATDWATRARLAGIDDAPSRLAAEAEREVLWVLNGHCNSPIAGHATLAGNEMTLRASVLDEAGAGFIEVTRRGPADRPRELGRAVGMELLAKGAAEIIARTRVDE
- a CDS encoding flavin monoamine oxidase family protein, with the protein product MQNQSVIRRRDLLALIGTIAGSSAVYQAMTSLGFASESAYKGPLKLTGDVKGASVLILGAGLAGMTAALELRKAGYKVQILEFNNRAGGRNWSIRGGDSFTELGGFKQTCQFEQGLYLNPGPWRIPYHHRALLDYCRRLNVTLEPFIQLNHNAYLHATRAFDGKPQRFRSIKADFQGGVSELLAKVSQQGRLDEFVSKEDQEILLQALRDWGALDRDYKYNANLRSADVRGYARDPGGGLMGDPLPSDPISLQELLRSRMWRYVQSFAHYDFQTTMFQPVGGMDMIGKAFAREVGDLIRYNAKVTQIQQNGSGVTVSFVDTASPSVVQQATADWCICTIPLPILSQLPIDVGGPMKNAIDSLPYAASVKVGLQFKRRFWEEDEAIYGGISYTDLPIRNIGYPNYGFNRSGRGVLLGAYLYEGANSFEFTAMTPAERVASAVEFGAKIHPQYKSEFENGVAVAWHRVPFTLGCAGEWTEAGRAQHYRNLCQIDGRIALAGEHASQLPAWQEGAILSALDAITRLHERVVKT
- a CDS encoding Rid family hydrolase encodes the protein MKFIGIALGAALSVMATAASADVVRHPIPNSTFPIAQAVTVTGNTTTVYVSGQVPPVANKDADPSSPQAYGDTKTQTVGVFNRIKAILEGQGLGMGDVVKMQVFLVHSTAAPMDFKAFMEGYTQFFGGSQPNLPARSVVGVAALANPGFLVEIEVIAAKDTK
- a CDS encoding DUF1045 domain-containing protein, whose translation is MANTPRYAIYYAPSPDSVLHRFGSTLLGYDAVSGDDLPFPDGVAPDWREVTEDPRKYGFHATLKAPTALADGKSESELIDACAAFAGRARRIPVITPVVDAISGFIAVIPASRSDELQQLAADCVTEFDAFRAPLTPDDRARRKPERLTERQRDYLDRWGYPYVMEEFRFHMTLTGRLSDERRGPIVARLRERFAAIELARLAIDRIALFRQADPASRFRIIRSWPLRA
- the phnC gene encoding phosphonate ABC transporter ATP-binding protein is translated as MLVVEGLTCRFGTKAAVDNASFSIAPGSFVGVIGRSGAGKSTLLRMINRLADPTSGRILFEGTDVTALRGKALRQWRARSAMIFQQFNLVGRLDVLTNVLMGRLAQIPSWRSLAQVWPEQDRALALSALEQFDIAQLAAQRADQLSGGQQQRVAIARALVQEPDIILADEPIASLDPRNTKIVMDALLRINKHFGITVLCNLHSLDLARSYCDRLIGMAAGRVVFDGAPAALTDHIARELYDLEANDVMGAAPMPAPDGATAPALGTAAAA
- a CDS encoding aspartate dehydrogenase, with the translated sequence MADSKTKTRVAVAGLGAIGTDVVKALDQGIEGLTLVAVSANSPDKHRGWVEGLKSAPKLLPIDELAEVADIVVECAPSKLVRSIVAPVVARGKTAIVLSVGALLQNEDLVDLAKAHGGQIIVPTGALIGLDAVTAAAVGTIHSAKLVTRKPVAGLIGAPHLVENNIRIEGITEPLRIFEGSARDAAKGFPANLNVAVALSLAGIGPDRTRVEIWADPTVTRNTHRIEVDSDSARFSMMIENIPSENPKTGRITALSVVACLRKLRASLRIGT